Part of the Vigna radiata var. radiata cultivar VC1973A unplaced genomic scaffold, Vradiata_ver6 scaffold_43, whole genome shotgun sequence genome is shown below.
ACGTTGCTCCCACCATTGCGGAAGCGGTTTATCGTTACCGCGTTAAGTGATGTACCAAATTTCAATTGCAATTTTCGAAGTGTTTTATTTATGACATTATTAATGGTAGGGTTGACCTGTAATATCCTGCCACGTACCCTTGTCGTGGCTTCcatgttcttcttcatcaattatTGTGTTTTGAAAATTGGAACACTCTGGGCAACTTCATAGGATTTTTCTTATGATGAACACCACCTCCACACGTCGTGAAACCgacatcaaaacatatatatatatatatatatagacaagAGATGTTTGATAgcatttagtttaaatttttggtGGAACATAGAGACATATAGAAAGGAGATGGGGCAGAAGGTTGGTTTAGAGGATGTTGTGAGATACTttgatgaagatggtgatggAAAGGTTTCGCCTTTGGAGCTGAAGCAGGGGTTGGGAATGATGGGTGGTGAGGTTCTGTTGAGAGAGGCTGAGATGGCAATTGCAGCTTTGGATTCTGATGGAGATGGGTTGCTGAGTTTGGAGGATTTTGTTGCTCTAATGGAAGGTGGAGGAGAGGAGCAGAAGTTGAAGGACTTGAAGGTGGCTTTTGAGATGTATGACATTGAAGGCTGTGGCTTTATAACTCCAAAGAGCTTGAAGAGGATGCTTAAGAAGATGGGTGAGTCCAAGACCCTTGATGATTGCAAAGCAATGATCAAACACTTTGATTTGAATGGGGATGGCTTCCTCAGCTTTGAAGAATTCAGAATCATGATGCAGTGACCCATAAACCTCACTCACCagatttcattcatttttttgtaCATTATGTATGTGTATTTCTCTTTATGGTGTATTCTAGTTTTCTAATCTCTTCATTAGTTGAGTCTGAAACGAAATCTTTAACACCTagtaaatcatattaaataaaggGATTTTAAAAGTTGTGTTAAGTGTTTTGTTTTGCAATTACAAATATGTAATCATGTTTCTAAAACCATAATTTTGATGCTGCTATTCGCACTCTCATTCTCCGTTTGCACAGATTGTCTTTACGGTTTTATAAAAAATCCTCAATATTTcggtttaaaatattttaaaatgcgCTATGGTTATACTCTTTTAACTTTAATGGAAATTAGaacctattattattttaaattttttattgaatttgacctttaaatataaaaataaataaatataatctttctttaactcaattactaaaaaaactaaaaagataaaaagatgaGACAGATAATACAAGTTTAGTTTTGTCTCGCATAATCCTCAACATAGGTCAATGACTGTCACTGTATTCGGCTTGCATTGCTTACATTATaacttaaattcataaaattcaaCAATTAATTATGTGTGTTtctattaagttaaaaaaaaattacaaaaagattagttttgaaattttaaaataatttgaaagtaCAATGGTTGGAGATATAGGGAGAAGCTTCTCAAATGTTATGTAAAATCCTATTGTTTTTATGCAGACCAAATACCAAATGAACCAAAGCAAGATTTATCATCCTATTAATtgtactaaatatttttaataattttaaatttatgtttgaacCAAAACAAGATGACAATTACCATTCTATCAATTAtactaaacttttttaatatatttcaaacttCTGCCAtttatactaaatttttttaatatattttaatctgaCATTTAAGTTGTTTTTCGAATCTAACAATTATAACTCATGCGAAcctagaataaaaaatattaatatcattaaattaaaaaatttatatctatttatttctaaaatttagaaaaaaaaaatgaaatccaaTTCAAAATGTTActactttattataaataaataaaatctaccttaattttatttgttttttttttcaagaaaacgCTATATCCACCATTTATGtctattatttctaaaacttggacaaaaagtgaaaaatgaatcCCATTTCAAACTgtcactttattttattaaaaaaaaaaataaacactactttaattcttatttgttttttttttcaaactagaAAAAGCTAATAAAAGCCTACAAAGATAGAGCAgtgaaatattttaagaattccagggataaaaatatttattccatACAATAACAACGGGAATAATgtagatatttttgtttgttcaaaGCATGATAATGCGATGGATACattcttctgtcaaaagattgGACTAATAACGAGTAAACTCACTAGTGATAAACTCACTAGTGATAAACTCAATAATGATTTTGTGGaatattcacaaattttaacAACGCGCTGTTGGTGATCGTCATCATTAAGTCGATTACTACACAAACTACATGAGATAAATCCCAACattatttgttgaaattaatATGCAAAacgccaattttttttttcattaataactGTTCTGAATATTGCCAGTATTGAAAGTTGAATAAATTTTGCATTGTGAAGGAGATTGAACTAAGGGATTTTCTATGATATGATGCATATGTACACAAGACAGAAAGCAGGGATGATCTAAAATGCTTATTGTTTGTTTCCATTAGGAGGGGTGATAAATGCTTTCACAGGGGTCGTTATGACTCTTGTTTTGGCAGAGACATTTTCAACACACATCTTTGAAGAGGTGGCGGCCAGGGGATGAGGAACAAAATAGATGCAGCAGAGCCAGCTCACTATTCTGCAAGGCTCCACTCCTTTCAAAACCCACCATCCCACAGGTTAGGATAAAAAAATACTCGAAAAACCTATATTTCACCTTATAAACGAAACAGCTCGGCATCAAGCCCTGCAAGCGTTATGAGGCCGGCACAAAACTACAAATACTGGAGGCTTCTGGAACATGAGGGGCAGCACTAGGAAAACATTTGTACAAAGGGTTTTCTCACATGAAATAGCTTAATGTTCTTTTTACTCTTGAACCACCTTCACCATATAGTTCATTCCATTGTTGAAGCTCCGTCATATTTACGGATTCAGAGGAAACGCTTGCACACACCTGTTTCAACATGACAAAgttatatatatctattttaagAGAGGGAGGATCTTCGTATGAAACAGACCCCCTTTCATATACCTGTTGATGAGCATACTTGAAATCTTCCATGTTTAAAGATCGGATATCTGCACTTCCACTTATTGCCGGAGCAGGTCTACCTTCTGCCAGAGCAGCAGCCTGTTCCTGCCATGCATCGAAGTATACGATGAGTATAAGTCATTGATGCAAGCTGAAAACATTCTGACTAGAAAGTAACTAGGCAtaccttcttttccttttctaataTCTCTTTAATTGGACAGTGTGCAGCAGTTACACACAAATTCTGCAATAAAAGAGCAAGCTTGAAGGCCCCCATaaccttaatttaaaatttgtactagTTTAAAAAAGAATGCCCATAACCTTAAGGTCACTTCCGGAATATCCATCAGTCATACTTGCAATTGCATTCAAATCAAGACCAGAAGACAAATCTTCTTTTGCCAGTATGACTTTCAATATTTTTGCTCTATTTGGAGCATCTGGCAAATTTACCATTAACCTGAAGAAGACCAATTTGATTAAGCCCCTCTCTTCCCAAATAAGAACACCAAGGAATTGACGTGAAGTTGAACATGGTGCTCACCTCCGAGGCAGCCTCCTTATGACAGCTTCATCTAGGTCAAAAGGCCTATTAGTGGCAGCAAGCACCAGAACTCTCTCAGTATCCTTCGTGCGTAAGCCATCCCAATTCACCATgaattcatttttcatctttcgCATGGCCTCATGCTCCCCAGGATTTTCCCTCCTGCCCAACATGCTATCAACCTATACAAGAAGCCATACTAGTTTTCACTGATTTATTTTTCAGCTGATGAATTAAGCAAACTAAAAGCATTCATGCAAAAGGCTTACTTCGTCAACAAATATCACGCTAGGAGCAATTTTACTTGCCAGGGAAAAAACAGCTTTCACATACTTTTCGCCCTCACCAAACCACTGAAGCAAAATTGGAAAACAACAcagttaaaaagaataaatatctGACAGCATAGACGTTAAAATAAATCCAGTGAAGTAAACCCAACCTTAGACGTGATACTCGACATGGAAATGTTGATGAAATTTGCACCAGCTTCGGTAGCAACTGCCTTTGCAAGCATTGTCTTGCCTGTTCCAGGAGGACCAAATAAAAGAATGCCCTTGCATGGCTGCATGGATGTCAAGCAGAATCAAAAAAACTGATGAGTAAAAAAACTTGACAATGGGCGGgctaaaaatttaattattttaatatttgtgattattactactttagtaaaaaaattattccaatATTAGGAAACAACACCAAAACGAGTTTCTTAAAAACAATTGCACATTACTGATACTTTGAGCTCTCAAGGAAACTTTTAATCCCTTGCGAAGATGCCCATGCCACACATTTAAAACCTACTTAGACATCATGAGCAGGCTCAGATTATTTATTTCCCGTTGACCAGTCAAACAGCAAAAAGAAACTAGTAAAAAGCAGGGAAGGAaataaacaacaatagaatCTAATTCCAACAGTCAATAGACAAAGGGGAATGCATCTTAAACAACAGAATGCATTTCAATCTGTAAAGTATACCTTGGTTAATTGCCCTTTGCAAAATAACTCAGGCCTCTGTAAAGGAAGCATAACCAATTCCTTCAATGTATCCTTGACATTTTCAAGAGCTCCAATATCATCGAATGTAACACCAATGTCGTTAGGTGGAATAACATCAGCCAAAAGCCTCTTTTCAAACTCATTTTCTGTTACAATATCCTGATTTCAAAAACATAAGAGGTATATTTCAGAAAACAGCACTCATGAAATCAAATGGTTAAACCCTATAAACAGAACAACTTCCAAGTAGTAAGTTGGGAACAAACTACTACATGTCGCTATCTCCCACAATCAAAGGCAGAAAAGTTCATAACAACAACCTTAAGAGACTTCTTCAGGCTTTTTGACTCATTCTGGATAGACTGTAAGATGCCAATTCCATACTGGATGCTGGCAGAATAAAAAATAGCTAATGATTAATAACATGACCCTTAAGTGTTTTAATGTGTGCATGTATATTGAATAATTACCTCTCACAAGACAACACAAGCTTTGCATCAGGATCAGTTTCAGCATTCTGCATGAGATGCCGGCTTATAGCCCAACCAACAATCTTCTCTGCATCTGCAATATAGCAAAAATGATATAGAAGAGATTTAAACAGTAAAACCTTAAGCACTTACTAGTAGAACATACTTTCAATACTAAGTGTTTGATCCTTAATGAACAAGGATTCAAGCCCTTCACATTCCACCCCACAACGGCTCAAAACCTATAATTATGAGAAACGATTTAGTACATCATGAAAGCAATTACAATCAACACATCCAACATGATCAAATAGTGAATTatttaaagactaaaagaaGAAACACAATTATAGCTGAAAGAATGTAGGAAAGAGTTGCTATAAGAATAGAAAACTTCTCTATTTAATATTGaatgaaacaaagaaaaggaagcaATTAATCNNNNNNNNNNNNNNNNNNNNNNNNNNNNNNNNNNNNNNNNNNNNNNNNNNNNNNNNNNNNNNNNNNNNNNNNNNNNNNNNTACCAGTCGTTCAATTCCCAAAATGCCACTATAATAGTTTAGAACGCTCACTCTTATCCTTACCCACAAATTAACACccaaaatgtataattttattgaacaaTTGAATATGGTAGAATGAATTCTTCTCCAGAACCCTATAAACAATCTAATTCTGTGAATGCCCCTTCCATCCTTATTCTCATCTATTTTTAGAACTAATACCCCCAACAAACTAACTAATCCCTTCTAACTAACAGCACCAAATTTCCTTATCTAAATCTCGCTTCCCTTGGGTCAGAATTTAGAGGGGGACCTTTAACATGAAgttattaaatgaaaagtaCCTTCTCCGTATGTTAAACACAGTGTCCATAGACATTTTAGGCAAAAAGGGTACTATTTCCTACGCTGAGTAATTGGGTGCAaagttttaaatacaaaaaactgtctaataattatgaaaaactaAAAGCATGCTATTCCGATAATTTCTAAAAGAGACAAGGAATTAACTACAGAAAACTATACTGTCATCATTAATACTACGCCAGGCTCCTTAAGAACAAGCTAAAGTTCCATTAAGAAACTTACATAATTCCTATTTTCATAGTTCATACCacgttatttaattttttttgtgagaCATGCCTTCTCCCCTCAATTTTGAGTCATAACTTATGCAGCTAGTGATCAAGGGTTGTACACAAGTAACGAAAGGTTCTACTAACAACAAGAGCAGTAATACTAAAGCATAACAACTGCAGAACAACAACGTAATAAATAGCAACCATGTCCACTGCCTCATAAGAGCTAAAATTGGACCACAAAGACAACATTTAAAATCACTTAGAAGAATAAACCTTGCACAGCCACAATTGCATTTTAAACATCCAAAGACTCCAGTACAAacctaaaattatttataaacaataaCCCTAGTAATGAATGTGTAGCCACATAAGAAATGACAAGATATGAAACATGTGTATTAGAAAATATTAGTGCATGATTGAGTAAAAGATTATGGTAAATAGGTTATCATGGTATGGACAGATGCATAGAATGTCATGAAAGCACCAATGAGAAAAGTATATTGAATGATTTTCAACCCTGTTAAACTGATGAAAGGAGAGCCTTGAAGAATATTCGAAGAATTCCGTTTAATGGAAACTCACGGTAAATAATTTCGGtaaaaattttatcttcaataGCCTAATGTCATCATGCAATCTACATGGCTAACTTTTGTGGCATAGGGCTTTTATTGTTGATAATAACATCTACGCTTGGTGTGTATATGTGTATCAGTCAAGACAATCACATTTAACAATAATTTGGAtgtaaataatatcaaatttatgatgagAAATTACATTCAAGCTTCTTTTCAGCATATAATTGATGTAACCATGAATTCTATGTGCAGTGCGTGTggacaacaacaaataaaatttggcTCAGACACTTCAGAACAAGTTTAAATATCATATCCAGTCTATTTAGTCCCCCTCAAAAATGAGCATTGCACAAACTGCAAGGTGAGAAAGTAAAGGCAATCATTCATTTAAAGTTAGATGCATTTATGAGGCACTTCAATCAAAACCAATAATAAATGTATCCTTGTTTTCTCACTTTACACACTTGCTCACTTTACAAGAGCTAGATCCATATCAATTAAAGGATGTACTACCTCAAAAATTATACTAACTATCTTGTACAAAATTTACTTaggtccagaacaaccaatttgTCTTTAAGCACCCATTCCATGTCAcccaaacaaatataaaaccaAACGTATCACCCAAATGTAGTAGACCCATAATTAAAAAGACGCAATCCACAAAAGTAGTATTTTGAAAACCAAATATATGGTTTAAGgtttaataataacattatgtCTTATCATGAAACAAACTGAATTAAAACTACAAGCTCGCACAATAACTTACAGAACGTAAATTGTGCAaatttcctttaattttaaGAGTCTCAACATCTCGATCAAGTTGCTGCTTCCAAGATGCTAGAAGTACTTCATCCTGGATCAGGAAACATACACTGAATATTGTTAGATATAGAACAATTCATGTACCTTCGCCCAACAGTTGGAATTTCTTATTCATATCAGTATAAAAGGTGCTATATGAACAATTGGTGAAGAGTTCAATCCTTGCCATTTTTCTAACCGAAACTGAAATTTACAATTATATGTCAGCGTTATCCTTGCTCCAACCCTAAGGGATTTTAAGTGAGCGAGtgtaaaatataaaaccatTTCATATACCTTCACCCAAGAACTTAAAAATTTTTGTAgttggtttgaaaaaaaaaatgttttacaaacCTGTGGCATGTGAATTGTCACTTTATTCGGGAAAAGTTTAGTTAAGGTTTTGTTTGGCTTTGGGACCTCCTTTCCCCTGTCATGCAATCTTCCAAAACTATcctgaaagagagagagagagagagagagaatgaggGAAGGATGTTATTGCAACAGTGAAAGCCTAAAGAAGACATGTAAAGTATATACAGGTAATCTTGTTCTGttctttcaaatataaatactaTACTCCAAGGAGATGATATTCTTACGGGGAAAGCCAAATCAAGAAGAGCAGTCTGATTACTGCCAAACTTCGTAAAAAGTAAACCCCCAGGATGTGACTGcaagaaaaaatagttaaatatcaataacaaaatcattCATACACATTCATTAAGACCAAGAATGAAACGATAATACAAAGAACCATGTACTTAGGATATCCAATTTGTATCTTACTTTGACAACGGACATCTTTCTCAGTTTCTCAATAAAATATAaccagatatatatatatatatatatatatatatatatatatatataaaaagccCACAGCTACCAAAAATATAGATCACTGGAAACTGATAAAGTCAGGTACAAAAACTAATGATATGGCAAATAGAACTTGGCTCAATTTTCTCACCATGGGctattaaaatctttttctgAATCAGTATTCGTCTGATGGCTTAAAATGACTGAACGATTATACCATTCTAGCATTACAAAAACACTCAATTATCACCTTCTCTTTGCGACTGTCAGTTTGAGTATGTGAACCTATTACCACCACATTGTCCGGAAGATTTTCAAGCCtacttttaaatgaaaatggaTCTCCGTTTCCTACTATAGACTTCTCTGCATCTTTCATGAACAAAATGAAGGGTTCATTTCTGCTCTCACTGACCACAACCTGAAAGGAACATGTACAAACTCTTATTGTAAGATTAAGAGACTGTATAATATGATTAGAGGGAAATTTTACTAGATCACAGAGTAGAGTAAAAGAGGACCTCAAATAATGTATTAATGAGTAATTTGTCAAGTTCTTCAATGCCACTGTTTTCCAACCGAAGATCATTCACTGGAATGAGAAAAAGATAAGTTCAAGATGTTGGACAAAGATAAAGTTGtagataaaaatacaaaatatctaaaaagataatatataagaCAGATAAGAGATTACCATGGCAGAAAAATCCTTGACCACCCTCACAGCAACCTCCAAGGTCAACTCCATCAGGTATGGGTTTATCAAATCTTACACCAATCTTTGACAAGGGATTATCATCGAAAAGTAAGACAACCTTCCCCCGACTTCCATTAGGTGGACCCCTGTATATGCGATTGCTGAGCAAAATtataaccaaaaataaaaacaatttcactTTGTTTGgtaaacaatataaacaaaagaaaaactactATATTATCCTTAATCACACAATccgtaaatattattttaataaaatcgaAAGCAAGTATTAGGCAAATAGGGCAGTTTGTACCTCACATTTTTGCCCTACATTTATTTGATtaccaaaaaagaaagaaaaataatttcgaATACATCCCTCTCATTTTCGTTTCTCTCACTTTTTCCTAACCCATTTCTCCCTAGCAAAGTAAAAGTTGCAATGCAACCTAGGGTGGATAGATATAGAATATTGTTTATGCAGATAAAAAACTTGGCATTGGCAATGACTAAAGTAGAAGTGCCATTTATCTCCCCTAACTGTTATAGTTAGCTTGCTGTCAAAAACATTGTACTCACAAGCAAAACCATACATTGTATAATTCATTATTTGAAGTAATTTGGGTtaccatgtttcaatcataaaTTCAGGTGATATGTGACTGTTAAATTTGGTAAAACAAATTCCGCCTTGTATCAATGTGATCGTGAGAAATGGAAACCAGCCGAGAACAGTTTAGCACAAACCTGTACCTTGTAGAAATTGTCTGAAGCTGATATATTCCCCCAGAAGATGAACTGTATTTTACCCTGTCACCTGAAGGAATATATCTGAAAAAATTAACCTTTGTGACAAATTAAGTCTCCTTATATGGAGAAATGAAGCAAACCTACCTAGTTTAAACACACAATTTTTAGCTGCCCCAGATGTAGATGGTAAATTATCAGTTTCAAACTTAAGTTGAGACTCAAAACCACATGGAGTATTTGCATTTGAGGAGTTCTGCGTCTCTGGTTCACTAGCTGGTGGATCCACGCTCCCAGCCATGTCTGTAGTTAAAGGACTTTGTTTAGCACAGCCACAGGATTTATCAGCATTAAATCCATCTTTGAGCAGCTCAGCTTCCTTGGAAGTTAAACCCTGTAAAATATGAACATAGaacaaatgaaaattcattaCCAGCTTATGGGTAAATAACCTTCAATGgcacattaatgaaaaaggtgTTCATGGATTAATCCAAATATCAGATCAATAAGAAAACTTTATCTTACACCCAAAAGCAAATGGCTATCAAATATGAGCAATTTAGCTCCAAAGTGCTTTGCAAGTGCTTTTGCCAACATCTCCTGATATATTTCTGACCCTGCAAAAAAATGGCAATTGAGAGAAACAGTGAGTTAAGAAGGAAgtcaaaaccaaaacaaaatcattggaaaaggaaaaatataggAGAAGAGTAATGCAATTCGCATACACCTGCAGGTCCTGAAAGTAGAATACGAGGGTTTATGGTTGTAAGATCAGTGGTGTACTTTGCATGTTCTCTATGCTTCAGGTGTATAAAGCAAGCTGCAATTAGAACATTTTTTGTATTCTCACTGAAAGAAGATATAAATATGGTCAGAAACGCAATCAATGATCAAACCAAGAAGCTATAACAATCAAGTAAAATGCATGAGTGAcaacacaaatataaaatcatattgaactcctaatttgtattaaaaacaaagaacctttaaaaaaaattcacagtCAAGGTTTTAAATTGAGGAAAATATCACATGATAAAGCTAAAACAGCTAATTATAGTACCCCTGTGAAACCAAGGTATTGAAGATCATATTAAACACAAATGCAACCAAGTCcacaatttaaaatctttttcaaaatttacaacCACGTGTCATGCCACTGCCAAGTCCTACCAGTACACATTGGATGAAAAACCGTAGTTGATAAAAACAGCACTGGAAACATGGCATCCAACTGCATAtgacaaattcaaatacaaaacagtaaaatgaagaagagaatagaataaattatatacaaacaAAACAACTGCCTCGATAAGTCTCTCTTTCATGTCATAACATTGTACCTGTTTCTTTAACCAATATTTAGTTCTAATCCTGCTTCATATTTTAGCTCATAATGTAAGAGTAACTGAATTTTCCATCAGTTTTCAGTACATAAGGGAAAAACTAGGTGTTgttttccaaattaaaaaaattgggcTTGTTGGAAGGACCCATTTGAGAGAACTTCATTACTTACTTTACACGAGAAATACAAGTTTAGAGGGGGGAGAGGAAATATAGGGTTGGGTTAGAATTGAATTTAAACATCATCGTTTGTATATCATCTAATAACAGAACACAATCATTTGATTCATTTACCTAACTTCACATAGAGGGAATAAACATTAATTGTCATTATAGCTATTGTCACTGACATTGTTGTTGTatcaagtatatatataaaatggttACTTAAAATCCATAAACTAGAAAGGATGAAATCCAATTACTCTAGAATTGTATATCAGACAAGCATATTGTACTACTTAGTGTCTGACAATGTGTGCCTTTGCTCTTGGAAATGTTTTGATTGTTGCTTCAAATTAGTAGCATGGACCTTTGTTAGAAATGTAGCTCTAACACAGTAAAGTCCATATATCTATCTAGTATAGGACATAAAAATTCccatttataaagaataaaattgtaattgtttaaaagtgattaatttatttccttctataaattttaaagaatgcAATTGCATGTTCAATTAGTTTGCGGGACACAAATGTACATGAAATATACAATGGGAATTATCTTTAAATGAAGGAGAATGATAAGAAAGCACAAGAAAGGAACAACAAAGAATGACAATTTGAAATTCACCAAACACATAAAGTGccaaaacaaagacaaaagcTGTGGAATTGACTGAGAAATCTACTAGTTATACCTTAAGTAGTA
Proteins encoded:
- the LOC106752746 gene encoding uncharacterized protein LOC106752746 isoform X6, with product MVSTRRNSGSFSNANKRPSSSEDKTPSPSPKRQKVDNVAAVSEKPMPPAENSKDLGMREPPADPGECESRDAQIAGDVNPDGKADPTPPIADGSTPTVVAGKPRGSFSSWAIYQKQNPNFEASVPWCRLLSQSAQNPNVLICTPNFTIGSSRGCNFPLKDQTISGNLCKIKHTQREGSAVAVLESTGSKGSVVVNGTLLKKSTSCVLSSGDEVVFGLIGNHSYIFQQINPEVAVKAAEIQGGVSKFFQIERRAGDPSAVAGASILASLSSLRPDLTRWKSPSQTAGKPLQGTDVPSHSVLPDGTETGLDGLEGNSAPNIATDKAADVGASDKNLPMDCDSDDAGTETGNVKISGVFEERHGTRDVQAASTSSTSVRSAVFKEDVHAAILDRNEIEVSFDNFPYYLSENTKNVLIAACFIHLKHREHAKYTTDLTTINPRILLSGPAGSEIYQEMLAKALAKHFGAKLLIFDSHLLLGGLTSKEAELLKDGFNADKSCGCAKQSPLTTDMAGSVDPPASEPETQNSSNANTPCGFESQLKFETDNLPSTSGAAKNCVFKLGDRVKYSSSSGGIYQLQTISTRGPPNGSRGKVVLLFDDNPLSKIGVRFDKPIPDGVDLGGCCEGGQGFFCHVNDLRLENSGIEELDKLLINTLFEVVVSESRNEPFILFMKDAEKSIVGNGDPFSFKSRLENLPDNVVVIGSHTQTDSRKEKSHPGGLLFTKFGSNQTALLDLAFPDSFGRLHDRGKEVPKPNKTLTKLFPNKVTIHMPQDEVLLASWKQQLDRDVETLKIKGNLHNLRSVLSRCGVECEGLESLFIKDQTLSIENAEKIVGWAISRHLMQNAETDPDAKLVLSCESIQYGIGILQSIQNESKSLKKSLKDIVTENEFEKRLLADVIPPNDIGVTFDDIGALENVKDTLKELVMLPLQRPELFCKGQLTKPCKGILLFGPPGTGKTMLAKAVATEAGANFINISMSSITSKWFGEGEKYVKAVFSLASKIAPSVIFVDEVDSMLGRRENPGEHEAMRKMKNEFMVNWDGLRTKDTERVLVLAATNRPFDLDEAVIRRLPRRLMVNLPDAPNRAKILKVILAKEDLSSGLDLNAIASMTDGYSGSDLKNLCVTAAHCPIKEILEKEKKEQAAALAEGRPAPAISGSADIRSLNMEDFKYAHQQVCASVSSESVNMTELQQWNELYGEGGSRVKRTLSYFM
- the LOC106752746 gene encoding uncharacterized protein LOC106752746 isoform X2, giving the protein MVSTRRNSGSFSNANKRPSSSEDKTPSPSPKRQKVDNVAAVSEKPMPPAENSKDLGMREPPADPGECESRDAQIAGDVNPDGKADPTPPIADGSTPTVVAGKPRGSFSSWAIYQKQNPNFEASVPWCRLLSQSAQNPNVLICTPNFTIGSSRGCNFPLKDQTISGNLCKIKHTQREGSAVAVLESTGSKGSVVVNGTLLKKSTSCVLSSGDEVVFGLIGNHSYIFQQINPEVAVKAAEIQGGVSKFFQIERRAGDPSAVAGASILASLSSLRPDLTRWKSPSQTAGKPLQGTDVPSHSVLPDGTETGLDGLEGNSAPNIATDKAADVGASDKNLPMDCDSDDAGTETGNVKISGVFEERHGTRDVQAASTSSTSVRSAVFKEDVHAAILDRNEIEVSFDNFPYYLSENTKNVLIAACFIHLKHREHAKYTTDLTTINPRILLSGPAGSEIYQEMLAKALAKHFGAKLLIFDSHLLLGGLTSKEAELLKDGFNADKSCGCAKQSPLTTDMAGSVDPPASEPETQNSSNANTPCGFESQLKFETDNLPSTSGAAKNCVFKLGDRVKYSSSSGGIYQLQTISTSNRIYRGPPNGSRGKVVLLFDDNPLSKIGVRFDKPIPDGVDLGGCCEGGQGFFCHVNDLRLENSGIEELDKLLINTLFEVVVSESRNEPFILFMKDAEKSIVGNGDPFSFKSRLENLPDNVVVIGSHTQTDSRKEKSHPGGLLFTKFGSNQTALLDLAFPDSFGRLHDRGKEVPKPNKTLTKLFPNKVTIHMPQDEVLLASWKQQLDRDVETLKIKGNLHNLRSVLSRCGVECEGLESLFIKDQTLSIENAEKIVGWAISRHLMQNAETDPDAKLVLSCESIQYGIGILQSIQNESKSLKKSLKDIVTENEFEKRLLADVIPPNDIGVTFDDIGALENVKDTLKELVMLPLQRPELFCKGQLTKPCKGILLFGPPGTGKTMLAKAVATEAGANFINISMSSITSKWFGEGEKYVKAVFSLASKIAPSVIFVDEVDSMLGRRENPGEHEAMRKMKNEFMVNWDGLRTKDTERVLVLAATNRPFDLDEAVIRRLPRRLMVNLPDAPNRAKILKVILAKEDLSSGLDLNAIASMTDGYSGSDLKNLCVTAAHCPIKEILEKEKKEQAAALAEGRPAPAISGSADIRSLNMEDFKYAHQQVCASVSSESVNMTELQQWNELYGEGGSRVKRTLSYFM